The genomic region CGCCGCCCATGGCAACAATATCTGCCAGTTTGGTGCCACCTTCAGGTATTTTCCGGTAAGGTCTTTGATAGGGGCGGTCCAGGGTATCGGAAAAATCCGGCAGCAGGACATACTCCACCTGCATCAGCTGCAGAATTCTCTTGATTTCCCGAATATCCGCGGGGCTAATATTGGGTATAATAACGTTTATTTTGGAATGGGTTTCGGTTTTCCGGGCCAATTTGGTCACAATTCTTCTCAGGGTCAACCAGTACCCTTCGGTATGGGTGCCACCGTACCCGGGGCTGTTTACGGTCACCACCGGTAAATCATTGCATCCCCTTTCCTTCAGGTACTCCTGGCTGATCCGGTCTATATCTTCGCCAATAGTTTCGGCCAAGCAAGTTGTGAGGATGCCGACCACACCCGGCCGGTAGGCCTTAATGACATTATCCAGCCCCTGCTTTAAATTTTTTTCTCCCCCGTAAATGGTACCCTTTTCATTCAGGGAAGAAGATGCCACATCTACGGGCTCGTTGAAATGCTCGGCCATATGCCGGCGCATGTAGGTGGCGCAACCCTGGGAACCATGGATAATGACCATAGACTGCTCCAATCCCTTAAAGGCAAGAATTCCTCCCATGGGCATGCACATGTTACAGGGGTTTTCATTAACATTGCAGCAATTTGCAAGACTTTTTTCTCTTTCCAAGGACCTACCCTCCTTACACGTATTGCCAGACCGGTGAGCAAAGGGTGCTATAGACCTCTTTGGCCAAATTAACCGCTCCCACAAAACCGCTCAAAGGATGCTTCCGGTCGTGATTGTGATCAATGAAGGCGATACCCAGCTTGTAGGCCAGAGGTCTTTCTTTAACGCCTCCCACCAGCAGGTGGGCTCCCTTTTCCAACATAAATTTCTCCAACTCCGAAGGGTTGGCGTCATCCAGAATAACAGTCCCCTCATCCACTAAATCGTTGATAGTTTGATATTCTTCCTTGCGCCCGGTCTGGGTGCCGATCATTACCACATCAATGCCGATTTCCCGAAACTGTTTTATGAGAGAGATGGCCTTGAACCCTCCCCCCACGTAAATGGCCGCTTTTTTTCCCTGCAGTCTTTGGCGGTACCAGTCCAGGACCGGCTTTACTTTAGCCGTTTCCCTTTCAATCAGCTCCTCCACCCGGGCCATGATACTCTCATCCCCAAAGTGGGCTGCTATTTTTCTCAAGGATGTCGCAGTATCCTCTAAACCCAAAAATGAGATGTTGAGGTAAGGGATTTGGTACAGTTCTTTCATTCGTTGGGCCAGGTAAATCATGGAACCTGCGCACTGGATCACATTGAGGGATGCCCTGGTAGCATTTTTCAATGCCTTGTAATTGGAATCCCCGGTAAAGGCAACATTCACTTCAATACCGACCTGCTTCAGGTAGTTTTTAATGATCCAGAACTCACCGGCCAGGTTAAAATCCCCCAGGTAATTGATGGTATTGACCCGGGGAGCGCTAGATAATTCGCCTGGTTGAATCAATCGAAGCAGGGCGTCGCAGGCAGCCCGGTAACCAGCGGCTTTGTTTCCGGCAAAGCCGCTGGATTGAACGGGGATCACCTCAATGTTATGTTTTTTTGCTGCGGCCTTGCAAACGGCCTCCAGATCGTCTCCAATTACCCCCACAATACAAGTGGCATAAACAAACACCACTTTGGCAGGGTATTTTGCCACCAGTTCATCTATGGCCCGGGCCAGTTTATTTTCTCCGCCGAAAATTACGTCCTGTTCTTTCAAGTCGGTGGAAAAACTGTTGCGGTATAACTCCGATCCACTACTCAGGCTACCTCGGATATCCCATGTATAACTGGCACAACCAATAGGACCGTGAACCAGATGGATGGCATCGGTAACCGGGTTTAATACAACCCTGGCCCCGCAATATACACAAGCCCGCTGGCTCACACAGCCTGCCACACTGTCGATATCACATTTTAAATGTTTTTTTTGCTTTCCCTTGGTGATAATGGAAGCTTTTCTTTCCTCAAGCACAGTGTCCCATAATACGGGCTCAGGCACATCCATCACCCCTTTCAATTTACATGACCAATTCAAAATCTTCGTCGCTGGCATCCCGGTCTGCCCTGTCCAGTAAGGCGTTGCTGATCATTTCAAGCAACCTCATTGCACCTTTGTAACCCACCACCGGCAGGTAGGAATGGACACTTCTGTCCAGGATAGGGAAGCCCAGGCGTACAAAGGGAAGGTCTTCCGCCCTGGCAATATACTTGCCATAGGTGTTACCGATTAACAGATCAACCTTTTCGTTCTTAATCCACTGGTGCAGTTCAAAGAGGTCTCCGCCGGCCTTGACTCTTCCTTCGATATTCGCTTCTTCTAACAGTTCCCGCACATCATCTTCAAAGTTGCCCAGGGTTGAGCCAATGGCTCCGGCAGTACCGGGTGTGC from Desulfotomaculum nigrificans DSM 574 harbors:
- the nifE gene encoding nitrogenase iron-molybdenum cofactor biosynthesis protein NifE, with the protein product MDVPEPVLWDTVLEERKASIITKGKQKKHLKCDIDSVAGCVSQRACVYCGARVVLNPVTDAIHLVHGPIGCASYTWDIRGSLSSGSELYRNSFSTDLKEQDVIFGGENKLARAIDELVAKYPAKVVFVYATCIVGVIGDDLEAVCKAAAKKHNIEVIPVQSSGFAGNKAAGYRAACDALLRLIQPGELSSAPRVNTINYLGDFNLAGEFWIIKNYLKQVGIEVNVAFTGDSNYKALKNATRASLNVIQCAGSMIYLAQRMKELYQIPYLNISFLGLEDTATSLRKIAAHFGDESIMARVEELIERETAKVKPVLDWYRQRLQGKKAAIYVGGGFKAISLIKQFREIGIDVVMIGTQTGRKEEYQTINDLVDEGTVILDDANPSELEKFMLEKGAHLLVGGVKERPLAYKLGIAFIDHNHDRKHPLSGFVGAVNLAKEVYSTLCSPVWQYV